In Sphingobium amiense, a genomic segment contains:
- the thrS gene encoding threonine--tRNA ligase: MLKITLPDGSVREVAPGTTPADIAAAIGPGLAKAAIAARVDGELRDIGRPLEADAQLALVTARDEADALELARHDFAHILAEAVQALFPGTQITFGPATDDGFYYDFAPKDRPFTEEDLPVIEAKMREIIAADKPLKREVIDRDTLIAQWRAAGETFKAEWAAELPQGEELTVYHSGDGWYDMCRGPHLASTGKLDPAAFKLTRVSGAYWRGDQKNAMLSRIYGTGWLNRKQLDAHLTRLEEAGKRDHRKLGAEMDLFHLQQEAHGSVFWHPKGYIIWRNLEAYMRRAIDAAGYREVKTPQVMDARQWEQSGHWGKYRENMFVIPDEVPNVEDEGPLVSDDADWMALKPMNCPAHVLIFRQGIKSYRDLPLRLYENGCCHRNEPHGALHGLMRVRQFTQDDAHIFCREDQIVEEVRAFCALADRIYRDFGFTYSIKLALRPDKRFGSDEMWDKAETELRDAVAAAGLNTPEYGWEELPGEGAFYAPKLEWHLTDAIGRTWQVGTIQSDRVLPERLDASYVGEDGERHRPVMLHRAIFGSYERFIGILIEHYAGRFPLWLAPVQAVVATIVSDADDYARDVVERLRAAGIRAETDTRNEKINYKVREHSLAKVPNLLVVGRREADEGTVALRELGKEGQSVLSVEDVIVRLAKEAQAPDMR; the protein is encoded by the coding sequence ATGCTCAAGATCACCCTGCCCGACGGTTCCGTGCGCGAAGTCGCGCCCGGCACTACTCCGGCGGACATCGCGGCGGCTATCGGACCGGGGCTGGCCAAGGCGGCGATCGCGGCGCGGGTCGATGGCGAGCTGCGCGACATCGGGCGGCCGCTGGAGGCCGATGCGCAACTGGCGCTGGTGACGGCGCGGGATGAGGCCGACGCGCTGGAACTGGCGCGGCACGACTTCGCGCATATCCTGGCCGAAGCGGTGCAGGCGCTGTTCCCCGGCACGCAGATCACCTTCGGTCCCGCGACCGACGACGGTTTCTACTATGATTTCGCGCCCAAGGACCGCCCCTTCACCGAGGAGGATCTGCCCGTCATCGAAGCGAAGATGCGGGAGATCATCGCGGCCGACAAACCCCTGAAGCGCGAAGTGATCGACCGCGATACGCTGATCGCGCAATGGCGCGCGGCGGGCGAGACGTTCAAGGCGGAGTGGGCGGCGGAACTGCCGCAGGGCGAGGAGCTGACCGTCTATCATTCGGGGGACGGCTGGTATGACATGTGCCGGGGTCCGCACCTTGCCTCGACCGGGAAGCTCGATCCCGCGGCCTTCAAGCTGACGCGCGTGTCGGGCGCTTACTGGCGCGGCGATCAGAAGAACGCGATGCTGTCCCGCATCTACGGCACCGGCTGGCTCAACCGGAAGCAGCTCGACGCGCACCTCACGCGACTGGAGGAAGCGGGCAAGCGCGACCATCGGAAGCTGGGCGCGGAGATGGACCTGTTCCACCTCCAGCAGGAAGCGCACGGGTCGGTCTTCTGGCACCCCAAGGGCTATATCATCTGGCGCAATCTCGAAGCCTATATGCGCCGCGCCATCGACGCGGCCGGCTATCGCGAGGTCAAGACGCCGCAGGTGATGGACGCGCGCCAGTGGGAGCAGTCGGGCCATTGGGGTAAATATCGCGAGAATATGTTCGTCATCCCTGACGAAGTGCCCAATGTCGAGGATGAAGGGCCGCTGGTGTCGGACGATGCCGACTGGATGGCCCTGAAGCCCATGAACTGCCCGGCGCACGTTCTGATCTTCCGTCAGGGGATCAAGAGCTATCGCGACCTGCCCCTGCGCCTCTACGAGAATGGCTGCTGCCACCGCAACGAGCCGCACGGTGCGCTGCACGGCCTGATGCGCGTGCGCCAGTTCACGCAGGATGATGCGCATATCTTCTGCCGCGAGGACCAGATCGTCGAGGAAGTCCGTGCCTTCTGCGCGCTGGCCGACCGTATCTACCGCGATTTCGGCTTTACCTATTCGATCAAGCTGGCGCTGCGTCCCGACAAGCGTTTCGGCAGCGACGAGATGTGGGACAAGGCCGAGACCGAACTGCGCGACGCGGTGGCGGCTGCGGGGCTCAACACGCCGGAATATGGCTGGGAGGAACTGCCGGGCGAAGGCGCCTTCTATGCGCCCAAGCTGGAATGGCACCTGACCGACGCCATCGGGCGGACATGGCAGGTCGGCACCATCCAGTCCGACCGCGTGCTGCCGGAACGGCTCGACGCCAGCTATGTGGGCGAGGATGGCGAGCGGCACCGCCCGGTCATGCTGCACCGCGCGATCTTCGGCAGCTATGAGCGGTTCATCGGTATATTGATCGAACATTATGCGGGCCGCTTCCCGCTCTGGCTCGCGCCGGTGCAGGCGGTCGTCGCGACCATCGTGTCGGACGCGGACGATTATGCGCGCGACGTGGTGGAGCGGCTGCGGGCGGCGGGCATCCGCGCCGAAACCGATACGCGCAACGAGAAGATCAACTACAAGGTGCGCGAGCACAGCCTGGCCAAGGTGCCCAACCTGCTGGTCGTCGGACGGCGCGAGGCGGACGAGGGCACGGTGGCGCTGCGCGAACTGGGCAAGGAAGGGCAGAGCGTCCTTTCTGTCGAGGATGTCATCGTCCGGCTTGCAAAAGAGGCGCAGGCACCCGATATGCGGTGA
- a CDS encoding ExbD/TolR family protein, whose translation MALSFAEPRNAAADTPMSDMNTTPLIDVMLVLLIMFIITIPIQTHSVGVNLSADAVKPLVPVDTVKNRVGIGADGTIRWNGAAVDRLTLRRYLGASLRLPVEPELQFQPDAAARYLLVDEVLADIRRAGVTRLGFIGNERYRDF comes from the coding sequence ATGGCCTTGAGCTTCGCAGAACCCCGTAACGCCGCCGCCGACACGCCGATGAGCGACATGAACACGACGCCGCTGATCGACGTGATGCTGGTGCTGCTCATCATGTTCATCATCACCATTCCCATTCAGACGCACAGCGTCGGCGTCAACCTGTCCGCCGACGCCGTTAAGCCGCTCGTCCCGGTCGATACGGTGAAGAACAGAGTGGGGATCGGCGCGGACGGCACGATCCGGTGGAACGGCGCGGCGGTCGACCGCCTGACATTGCGCCGTTACCTTGGCGCATCGCTGCGCCTGCCGGTGGAGCCGGAACTGCAGTTCCAGCCCGATGCCGCCGCCCGCTACCTGCTGGTGGACGAAGTGCTCGCCGACATCCGCCGCGCGGGCGTCACGCGGCTCGGCTTCATCGGCAATGAGCGATACCGCGATTTCTGA
- a CDS encoding DsrE family protein, with amino-acid sequence MRPLILIAATDDAERLRAALTLAAAQAALGGAATVFLQLDAVALLRQPVEGPRDAAHRAAGLPDLATLIDEARALGVRLIACQSGLALARMEVGDLPSGVTTGGPVELLRDMSDDARLSFV; translated from the coding sequence GTGCGTCCCCTGATACTGATCGCCGCGACGGACGATGCGGAGCGGCTGCGCGCGGCGCTGACGCTGGCGGCGGCGCAGGCGGCGCTGGGGGGCGCGGCGACGGTCTTCCTGCAACTGGACGCCGTGGCGCTACTGCGGCAGCCGGTCGAGGGGCCGCGCGATGCCGCGCACCGGGCGGCGGGGTTGCCCGATCTTGCGACGCTGATCGACGAGGCGCGGGCGCTGGGCGTGCGGCTGATCGCCTGCCAGAGCGGGCTTGCGCTGGCGCGGATGGAAGTCGGCGACCTGCCGTCCGGCGTCACGACAGGTGGCCCCGTGGAGCTGCTGCGCGACATGAGCGACGACGCCCGCCTGTCTTTCGTTTAA
- a CDS encoding HesA/MoeB/ThiF family protein produces the protein MTLTDDQLERYARHIVLREIGGAGQARLLSAQVAVIGAGGIGSPAILYLAAAGVGTIRVIDDDEVALSNLQRQILFGTTDVGARKAEAAMAAVARINPDVKLIPINARIDGDNAALLLRDADVVLDGCDNFATRLAVADAAHRLRIPLVSAAVGPFEGQLATYRGWEADRPCYRCLVGDAQDAPERNCAEAGVIGALTGTMGSLAALETIRQIVPFGTDMAGRLLIADLLAMRFRTLDVAKDPACPACAVELCVP, from the coding sequence ATGACGCTGACCGACGACCAACTGGAGCGCTACGCCCGGCATATCGTGCTCAGGGAGATAGGCGGCGCAGGTCAGGCGCGGCTGCTGTCGGCGCAGGTCGCGGTGATCGGCGCGGGCGGGATCGGCAGCCCGGCGATCCTCTATCTGGCGGCGGCGGGCGTGGGCACCATCCGGGTGATCGACGACGATGAAGTCGCGCTCTCCAACCTTCAGCGGCAGATATTGTTCGGCACGACGGACGTGGGCGCGCGCAAGGCGGAAGCCGCGATGGCGGCGGTGGCGCGGATCAACCCGGACGTGAAGCTCATTCCGATCAACGCGCGGATCGACGGGGACAATGCCGCGCTGCTGCTGCGCGACGCCGATGTGGTGCTGGACGGGTGCGACAATTTCGCGACGCGGCTGGCGGTGGCGGATGCCGCGCACCGGCTGCGCATCCCGCTCGTATCGGCGGCGGTCGGGCCGTTCGAGGGGCAGTTGGCCACCTATCGGGGCTGGGAAGCGGACCGGCCCTGCTATCGCTGCCTCGTCGGCGATGCGCAGGACGCGCCGGAACGCAATTGCGCGGAAGCGGGCGTGATCGGCGCGCTGACCGGCACGATGGGCAGCCTCGCCGCGCTGGAGACGATCCGGCAGATCGTGCCTTTCGGCACCGACATGGCGGGGCGGCTGCTGATCGCCGACCTGCTCGCCATGCGGTTCCGCACGCTCGATGTGGCGAAAGATCCGGCATGTCCTGCCTGCGCGGTGGAACTGTGCGTCCCCTGA
- the dut gene encoding dUTP diphosphatase — MPSPFDPIEIRLKRLPHGEGLPVPAYATAHAAGMDVVSAEELTLQPGGRHAVATGFAMAIPEGYEVQVRPRSGLALKHGISLPNTPGTIDADYRGELRIILINLGDQPFAIARGDRIAQLVVAPVQIASFREVDGLDETARGEGGFGSTGVAS; from the coding sequence ATGCCCTCTCCGTTTGATCCCATCGAAATCCGGTTGAAGCGGCTGCCCCATGGCGAGGGGCTACCCGTGCCCGCTTATGCGACGGCCCATGCCGCCGGAATGGACGTGGTGTCGGCGGAGGAACTGACGCTCCAGCCGGGGGGACGGCATGCCGTGGCGACGGGCTTTGCGATGGCGATTCCCGAAGGATATGAGGTGCAGGTCCGGCCCCGTTCCGGTCTGGCGCTGAAGCACGGCATCAGCCTGCCCAACACGCCCGGCACCATCGACGCGGATTATCGCGGCGAACTCAGGATCATCCTCATCAATCTTGGCGACCAGCCCTTCGCCATCGCGCGGGGCGACCGGATCGCGCAGCTCGTGGTCGCGCCGGTGCAGATCGCCAGCTTCCGCGAGGTCGACGGTCTGGACGAGACAGCACGGGGCGAAGGCGGCTTCGGATCGACGGGCGTCGCCTCATGA
- a CDS encoding bifunctional phosphopantothenoylcysteine decarboxylase/phosphopantothenate synthase: MTRRVLLIVSGGIAAYKALELVRLLRRRGIAVRAVMTESAGQFVTPLSLGVLTEDHVYGDMFDLKEEREIGHIQLSRQADLIVVAPATANILARMAGGIADDLATTILLATDKPVLAVPAMNVRMWHHQATQRNLATLRGDGVHIMEPASGSMACGEYGKGRLPEPEGIVVEIERLLALPPRADPLIGQPDFAGDAPPVPGTPEPDGTLLGKHILVTAGPTHEPIDPVRYIANRSSGKQGFAIAAAAARAGARVTLVAGPVHLPTPAGVERINVQTAREMMAAVEAALPADAAIMVAAVADWRAADAADQKIKKDGSGQPAPLALAENPDILATLGHHAQRPALLIGFAAETQRIAEHAQAKLAKKGADWIVANDVSGDVMGGDSNAVQIVTTAGIESWPAMAKEDVALRLIEKVADALSV, encoded by the coding sequence ATGACCCGGCGCGTCCTCCTCATCGTTTCCGGCGGGATCGCGGCCTACAAGGCGCTGGAGCTTGTCCGCCTGCTCAGGCGGCGCGGCATTGCGGTGCGGGCGGTGATGACGGAAAGCGCGGGGCAGTTCGTGACGCCGCTCAGCCTAGGCGTCCTCACCGAGGACCATGTCTATGGCGACATGTTCGACCTCAAGGAAGAACGCGAGATCGGGCATATTCAGCTCAGCCGTCAGGCCGACCTGATCGTCGTCGCGCCCGCGACCGCGAATATCCTCGCGCGGATGGCGGGCGGGATCGCCGACGATCTGGCCACCACCATCCTGCTCGCCACCGACAAGCCGGTGCTGGCGGTGCCCGCGATGAATGTGCGCATGTGGCATCACCAAGCAACGCAGCGGAACCTTGCGACGCTGCGCGGCGACGGTGTGCACATCATGGAACCGGCGAGCGGGTCGATGGCCTGCGGCGAATATGGCAAGGGCCGCCTGCCCGAGCCGGAGGGGATCGTCGTGGAGATCGAACGGCTGCTGGCGCTGCCGCCGCGTGCCGATCCGCTCATCGGCCAGCCGGATTTCGCGGGCGATGCGCCGCCGGTTCCCGGCACGCCCGAACCGGACGGAACCCTGCTCGGAAAGCATATTCTCGTCACCGCCGGGCCGACGCATGAGCCGATCGACCCGGTGCGCTACATCGCCAATCGTTCGTCGGGCAAGCAGGGCTTCGCCATCGCCGCCGCCGCCGCGCGGGCGGGCGCGCGGGTGACTCTGGTGGCGGGGCCGGTGCATCTCCCCACCCCCGCCGGGGTCGAGCGCATCAACGTGCAGACCGCGCGCGAGATGATGGCGGCGGTGGAGGCGGCGCTGCCCGCCGATGCCGCGATCATGGTTGCCGCCGTCGCAGACTGGCGCGCGGCGGATGCGGCGGACCAGAAGATCAAGAAGGATGGCTCCGGCCAGCCCGCCCCGCTCGCCCTTGCGGAAAATCCCGACATCCTCGCGACGCTGGGCCATCATGCGCAGCGCCCCGCCTTGCTGATCGGCTTCGCGGCGGAAACGCAGCGGATCGCCGAACATGCGCAGGCGAAGCTGGCGAAGAAGGGGGCGGACTGGATCGTCGCCAATGACGTGTCAGGTGACGTGATGGGCGGCGACAGCAACGCCGTGCAGATCGTCACCACCGCTGGAATAGAAAGCTGGCCCGCCATGGCCAAGGAGGACGTCGCCCTCCGCCTCATCGAAAAGGTTGCAGATGCCCTCTCCGTTTGA
- a CDS encoding type II toxin-antitoxin system PemK/MazF family toxin, translating into MSDASLSPHDVAVVHVPFIEREGGRKRPVVILSSQEANKATGVAVVAMITRGDAPAWHGDMTISHYEEAGLRKPCKIRMKLYTVETAELTPVGRLQTADRSALTSGLRRLLAL; encoded by the coding sequence ATGAGCGACGCTTCCCTGTCACCGCATGACGTGGCGGTCGTCCATGTGCCCTTCATAGAGCGGGAGGGCGGGCGCAAGCGCCCCGTGGTGATCCTGTCTTCGCAGGAGGCCAACAAGGCGACAGGCGTTGCCGTGGTCGCGATGATCACCCGCGGCGATGCCCCGGCATGGCATGGAGACATGACGATCAGCCATTATGAGGAGGCGGGGCTGCGCAAGCCGTGCAAGATCAGGATGAAACTCTATACCGTGGAAACCGCAGAGTTGACGCCGGTCGGACGGCTCCAGACGGCAGACCGCTCGGCGCTGACGTCCGGTCTGCGGCGGTTGCTGGCGCTATGA
- a CDS encoding AbrB/MazE/SpoVT family DNA-binding domain-containing protein, which yields MKSGKLTIKHQVTIPRDVRQALDLKAGDEVTFALEDGRAVLRKIDRSEIEWSRFLQAQMPEWDDPQEDAYWAEL from the coding sequence ATGAAAAGCGGCAAGCTGACGATCAAGCATCAGGTGACGATCCCGCGCGACGTGCGGCAGGCGCTTGACCTCAAGGCAGGCGATGAAGTGACATTCGCACTCGAGGACGGCCGCGCGGTGCTGAGGAAGATCGACCGGTCGGAAATCGAATGGTCGCGCTTCCTTCAGGCGCAGATGCCCGAATGGGACGATCCGCAGGAGGACGCCTATTGGGCGGAACTATGA